AGTCACACCGATGGCCGATTAATTGCTGTCATTGAAGTCCCTTGTTTGAATCTATATATGACCAGGACAGACCAgtcaaatatacagtaaaatatacaGTGAATGTTTGCTGTGGAAAAAGCTACAGAAAGTCAGATAGTTCAGCTGCGTGGAATAAAACGTGCAGATCCAAAAACAATCTCCTACACACGAATAGAGTCCACtagataaaacatttctttaagcaGCCGGCGGGCTGCGTCTGTCTGACACCTGATTCATAACTCAAGAGCGAGCTTTGAAACCTTGCAGAGCCTGGACTGAGTCTGATGGAAGCACACATGGCAATGCAATTTTATAatcatgaatacaaatgtaatttatacCAACCTCTCGCTGTCAGCGTTTTCTCTTCCAAATCATTCACTACTGCTCTAAGAGACAATTTATGCAGATTAAAATTTGGATTTTACACTCTCGTAATTAGGTTTATTTGGTGACTGAGACTTGGGAGTGCTGAATTTAATGTGTACTAGATATATTTTATGGATTTTGATGCAGTCCAAATTAAAGTGTTAAAGTCAAAGACCCTGAACATGAACCTAAAGTATATAAAGCAAAAAGAATTAGCAATGAAATATACTTTTTCTGATCAATATCAAAAGGTAAAACTACTAGATAACCTGCCCACAAAGCTGATTCTTACAAAGGGAAGAGTGATAAAACACTCAACaatttttcctcctctcaaaatatataaacaataaaaataatattgctcATGAAAAGCTGCCACTTCGGtgctgttttttagtttttctctaGCAAGGAAGAAAGGGCATCTTCGTCTGAACCTCATGAACACTAAAAGCTTTGACTCCATTTCTCTTGAGTAACACCAGACGGTTGgaaacatcttggaatgaacagtaaaaaaaaagtatttaataaaagatacggtgctgtgctaaaaagaacatctcagctgaggagccgctggtctccacaaaccaacagacCACGGGGAGTCCTTTGACCATCCCTAGTCTGCTGTCTCCTCCAGAGAACTCCAAGTATTTACACAGATCAGTGGAGGTGTAAAGTCAGTGACcccgccccctgggagtggtctcctggtgggatcaatgtagctcggatttcgaaggcctctcggtcaatatcagttgtggtgctatcaagtattacaatACATTTCGGTAGATTGCATTAAATTGAATACAaccataactgtacattggtattgttctattgattacagtttcaaaatgacagtggttttacaatgctcccattactttattgaaaacaTATCTCCAcaatcatggttgtgttttgttgtacactaaatgcattttatttatagttaatttattaacctggtcgtcaatttctttttttatatcctaCAGTTCCCAAAAGCTCAGAGCCCGCGAAAGGCTGCCAATCTCCTATGGAGATGGACTGTTTGTTAATTGCTACACGTACATTCACTTCTGTAGACTACTGTCTGATAAACATTGCATGTAAATGTAAACAAGTGCAATGCATCACACCCGACCTAAGACAGGTGGTAGATTCTTTATCGACAGCAGAGAACGGTAGACGAAAAAGCACACTTAGGATGCAGCCTGTAGggagaaagggaaaaacatgaatgaaaagagaagaaaaacaaaagtaagaATATACTAACTAAGAATCTATCTCACTCTGTTTAAGTTTGTCACAGCTAGAgatttatgcaaaaaaaattgAGGAAACCAGGCTTTGGTGCTTTGATCCCAAACACTCCAGCAACCTGATGGCTTTGCCCCGCCATtcgacacacccacacacacacactccagattAACACAATATGTGCTCTCTAGATGAAGAAAATGGCGAATGAAGGTGTGGATACTGCTAATGAATTTGGGACTCAGTCTCTTAAAAGATAATGGCTCACTCGTTGCATTTtaagtcctttttttctctacctGCAGTAAGCCTTCAGCCCAGATTTCACAAAGTCTCACAATCCCTCTGAGATCTTGTTTTTCCGTTATCTTCCAACatctaaaaaatataaagcacacaaacagtttgtgaATAATTATTCACAGGTGTGTCTGTATGAGTTAGTATCCCTGTAGCCtttgatttttgaggtttaacggAAGGATGTTTCTCTGACTTCTATTACATGTGTGACTTTTACAAGGCAGTGTGACTGTGTCAGGGACTTGGATGACACAAAAATATGGCTTGTTGTAATCAATAGTAACTCTAGGTAATAGCTAATAATCCTCATAAATTTGACAGGAATCATCACAAAGAATAGTTAATACATGCAGAGAAGAAATTCACCTTGGGATGAAAATAAAGCTTGTTGCTGTTGGAGGACGCAAGGTTGTCACACGCGTTACAAAGGGATTTAAAGGCAGGAGCCTTCGACTCAATGAGGTCTGTGAAGTTTCTCGCGCTCCGTGAGAAagctcattatttatttttactgtgctAAAGAGAAACAGAGCGTGCTGTTTGCGAGCATGtgctttgtgctttgttttgatgCGTCACTCGTCTCGTGTTTGTTCGTCGTGCAGACGTGAATCACCTCGGTTTGATGtaggtttgaatggcaggcGGCAAAATTCACCCCGGAGAACTGACAAGTTGTCACAAGATGACCTTTGTTTTCCGGATTCGCAAGTAGAAACGTTGCACTGGGACTTTTACTGCAACGTCTTCATCGGAGGAGACTCCTATCCTGGCCACatcagaaatataaatatatgtagtccaaaaatgacaaaggtttgAAATGCGTGCATTACTTTTTGTACTTCGGAATTTGTATATGCTTTCAGTCAAGAGATTCCTTCTCAAAAACAACTTGCATGTTTGATTTTGTCCCCATGTTGTCACCACGAGTCACTCACAATTGTGTGAGTCTCTTGACAcaacccagtgagcacaagacgttatttcaacgttgaaatatggttgaaatcgggttgaaatgaggtctgaacgtctaagacctcatttcaacgtcttttcaaccggcaaaacagtgcgtgaaacatcaacgtgctagaaacgggtaaatttattgattatgtgtcatgttgtaacgtatggttgaaagagagacgataatatcattaacattatcataataatgaatgaactggtcggcgaaatttggtctacgcaaagacgtgatttcaacgcatttaagatttttcttaaaacgtcatgaatatggaaatacggagtgtgtgtctgttacgccgaCAACCCCTGCTCGGGAGAGCAGGtggggcgtaacaatatgctttaaggacaaaataatgcgggccgtttcaaacattagttgaaaacacgtaactctgatcacatctgtaacgcgcatgcgcaagttcttgcaGCGCTTCCatcgggtgcagcgcgaggtgaagtgtgtccgggagcagagcgacgtgaacgggctgatacaaccacggctaccggccccaatactctgtaagtacgtgagtgtttgaatgaagaacacctggaaccagttattttactgctgcccactccatacgggaaagactgttattttggtaagctagttagcgttagcgcagatagtttgctagttagcatgctagcttggagcatgctagctcggagcatgctagcgttcaacatgaactggacccaaaagtaaacatcatagagttttttccgtgtgtttggtgttgcttatgcgttaggttgttgctgtactcatatcatattattgccgttcccatttcatgtagaaaatacacgtttttaaagcaacgcggcctaaacacagattgcagtgATTTCAACAATTTgttgcctgtaaacaagctagccaaaacattgtaagttactgcatgcttaaaacaacattgtaaagtatggtactgtataatatacctggaaatgttactccagaaatgccataaattgtttataaaggttctaaaacacctgctgctgttttcattactggacagtcacttttttattactgtgataaacccaaattacacactttgccttttccctaaagtctttgttcttccctcctcacaggttcctgtggatggaggttacatctgatggagtttgtcccgccttacacctggcgtactactctgaatatttgaataatttctgtcgtaggaattgaacgtactgtacatctttaagttgttctttctgtacacacctactcctccgctgttcacctttaggttttgtccagttgaagggagttttatctgtgccgatgtgatggttttgggacaggatgctgcatgtttagactgtaaagctccctcaggcttatttttcattttgggttgaacaaaataaaatgaattgaattgaattaacttgttgactagaggcatctgcaactgaggggtgttctgcgcattctgaatcattgagtgatgatgagggagacagagctgatttcaggtatacgatccggattcaagtgactcagagccagatcttgttacagaatctgaaaatgaagtgccaatgattcagaaaaagggtttacaaacacaaaattctaaactaactggttcatgttgttgctccacttataatttcatagtttattttcacaaaatataatttatttttgtattctgttttgtataggaaaagtgtttagttttatattgatatgaataaatacaaattaatcaaattgtgttgtccttgttaagggctgttgacatgattgaaaACTGTCAACAGCTGACAGTGTGTAacctgtacttttccagcgagcaatttatccgttgaaaagacgtttaaaagacgtctatggcataacgttgaaaagacgtgatttttaatatcggtggtaaacgcacaaatgtggacgtcatttctttttacacctatgaaataatgctatagcacaaagtagaggacgacattttaccgtatgaaaaatcacgttgatatgtggtctaaatatggacgtcttttcaacgtctacgaatagacgttgaaacaactttcacttttaaaccattttgcaacgtctggcatagacgttgattcaacgtcttttcaaccaaaaaatgtttactGGGAACGTGAGCTCCTCAGAGCGACACAGTTCAGAGAACATCTGACAGACTACGAAGACACGTTctggaaaagacaaaacaatgatttgaaGCACTGTGTCAGCACGGTTTCCACTGTGCGCACTGTGGGGGCCATCATTAGCTGCAAGCCGTTGCCTCATCCGTCTCCAAGAGCCACATACAGGTAACAGGTTTCACttcacctgaagaaaaaaaacgatttgaCATATCCACCATAAGAAGTTCTATTGGCATAAATCATGCGTAAATGAACCGCgttaaaaaacaacctgattAAGTAAGCAAGAGGATCAGAGACGCTATTGGAGTTATCCTAAAAGCCCGTCACTGGGTCGGATTCAGGTGAAATCAGATGAAATCCTAAAAGTTCACCAGAAACTCCTTCAGCTCAGTCCTCGTCCAGACCCCGAGGAGGTAGAGTGGGGGTGTGGCATCTGGAAACACTACTGCTTTGATCTGCAGGCACCACTCAAAGCCAACACAAAATGGAAGTTCAAAgtcatcaataaaacaaatatattcctgTGAAAGAATCAGATTCATGGATTACTATCACTGATGAATCAAGGTAGTAATAATCAGTGGTCTAAATGCCCATCCTCCCCCATGAGTGGATGATCAGGGAAATACAAACACCTCATAATTCTACTAAAGTACAGTGTACATCCCACCACTTCATGTGAGGAACTAAGTTTGGGAAAAACCCGTAAACAAATGACCTCGTCCAGGCCATCACAAACACCTTTGGGTACCGTGTTTATTCTACATTTAGCGCGTAGCTTCCCGGCAGCGAGCATCGACGCACCAGCGACACAAACGCTTTCCAGCTTCCACGTGACAGAGTAGCAACCAGATGACAAGAAAAGCCACAGCTGGCACTGCTGATCAGCAGTGTGCTGCTTCTGGCGATCTGCGCGTCGGGGATCGTCGGCAACGTGATGGTGGTCCTGGCGGTGCTCACGACCAAACACATGAGGACTCCGACCAACTGCTACCTGGTGAGTCTGGCGGTGGCCGATCTGATGGTGCTGACCGCAGCCGGCTTGCCGGCGTTCACCGACAGCATCTTCGGGTCGTGGGTGTTCGGCTACTACGGCTGCCTCGGCATCACCTACTTCCAGTACCTCGGGATCAACGCGTCCTCGTGCTCCATCACCGCGTTCACCATAGAGAGGTACATCGCCATCTGTCACCCGATCAAAGCGCAGTTCCTGTGCACGCTGTCCCGGGCCAAAAAGATCATTCTGGTGGTGTGGGCGTTCACGTCTCTGTACTGCGTGATGTGGTTCTACCTGTcggacctccagcagctggtgtaTGACAACGTCACCATCATCGCGTGCGGGTACAGGGTCCCCAGGAAGTTATACGTGCCGGTTTACTTCTTTGACTTCGCCGTCTTCTTCGTGGTTCCGCTGCTGCTCTCCGCGGTCCTGTACGGACTCATCGGCCGGATCCTCTTCCTCAACCCGCTGCCCTCCGACcccaaggacaagaagaagaagaagaagaagacgaagaagaacgCGCCGAGCAACGGCGCCAACGACACGAGGAACAGCTGCAGGAACTCGCGTCACTCCAGGTCCACGGCGACCTCGCGCCGACAGGTGGGTGCCACGTGCGTCCGTCTTAAAACAAGGGAATCAAAGACGAGTACAAATATGAGGaccatttttttaacttaaaaatgaaggtttaaaaaatatatgaagatTATCAGAGAATAAATGCTGTTCACACATGACACCAATACCGCTCCAATGCCTATGCAGCACTGTAAAAGAGCCCACTTCCctttaattatgtaaaaaagATTTGCATTCTGCATCTACAGCAAATCAGAAAAATTAAACCTATGTATAATTGCTTTGGTGTTTTTGATACAGATATGATGATTGCTGGGTATGTGTGTTGATGACGTTCCAATTGAGTCATTATCCAAATCTGCAAAGACTGACAAAGGAACAAGCTGGGCACTGAGCAGTCCTGCCCAAACGCGTGCgatgaataaaaccaaatggtGACCCGTCAACCTCATATGGATCCGTCACTTCACTTCCCGGCTGTCGTTCCTGCTTTATAATTGGCTCACTTGCCATCTTGCTAGACTCATTTGTGTCCGTCCAGAGAGCCCCTAATGAGCTAAATGGAGACAAACAGGATGAAGGTTCGAGTTTGATTATATTGAGAATGGTAGACCAAAATGTTTCCCTTCTCATTAGTTGCCATCAAGCGTAGCCTCAAAGCCAGCCGGGCCCAAGCAACTACAAAGACGAACGAGTGAACTTATCATGAATCAGTTTACTGCTATCAAACATATGTGAGGTATATAAGCCTCTCAGAGTACAACGGGTAATAAGGGTTAAGTACTGACACGATCAAGAgtggggggggtctttgttAAAGGATATTATGTCTTTTGAATCATAACACTTGTAGTTTGGGTGAACTCACCCTTTAACCCTCACGTTGTCCTCGGGTCTCTCTGACCCtcggcaacattcacacaagagaggcctgcgctgttcgggtcaaaacgacccgacgaggtctcgcgagatgacggctagcTACGCGTCACCATCAGAAGGGCCGGGACCGTCGTCTCGTctccgtcattcgggtcagaacgacccggcgagatgtcgcgagatgacggctcgctacgagtcggcatcgctcgggtctaatcggctcgctccggcgagcgcctcagcccagacgacggcgtcgggtcacactgaccctcgcctcggcaacgtcattcgggtcagaatgacccggctcgtagcgagccgtcatctcgcgagaactcatcgctcgggtctaatcggctcgcttcgccaccgggggggtgggggcttcggCGAGAGATGACGTTTTCCTGCATGTCACGATTGCAATGGGTGAATGTGTTCCgaacctcacacacacgcacgcacacacacacacacacacacacacagaaagagagagagagagagagagagagagagaaagacaaataacacgacaataacatgcatcgccgccgagtgcgagagaggcttcaggtacgcgatcaacgtccgcaaaagatccacacaaagtataatatccaaccgtggcaaggcctctcgagttgacctttcgctgtatgtcgcaatcaaaagggccgaaggggtgccgaaccacacacacacacacacacacagacagacagagcgagagagagggattcttttggtttttcaaaaacactttatttctcaaacatcccaagaaaacaattcacaacatcaaatcagctcaacacaaagcacataataaacacaaccccaaataaacaaaagtactagtagagagagagagagagagagagagagagagagagagagagagagagagagggggagagacctctgcgctcctttggctcctttagtgatgcggtgcagaaatccctctacgtagtccacggcgtgaaggcctccgggagccgcagctgcagtcggaggactcagcggaggcctcctcctcctcctcctcctcctcctccgtgcgtCCGTgcgtgcctgcctgcctgcctgcctgcctgcctgccgggaatcgcgatccgccgctccacttgtcactttttatttttgtgagagccatttatttagcctgtgagctttctcctctcccttctcttcgttcgcgaggaggggcctcgaggagctgtttttcttccgccCCGATCCTCCcctttctacattacattacatgtcatttagctgaggcttttgtccaaagcgccgACGTACGacgtaagtgcatttccacatagagtgagcgtacatttttcatcaaataagcagtttgaaaacacgttacagaaaagtgccattacgagtccaattcaagtgctcaccatttgtcagtgctacggtccgctagtgttttagtcgaggtctaAAAAGGTGCGTCTCGAGTTTTCCCGCGGAAGACGTAGAGGCCCTCCGCAGTCCCGATGTCATGTCGCAGAGCTCGTTccgccatctgggagccaggacgactgcaaagagtcgcgatctcgccgagtgcttttctctcagagcgagggaggaacaagcggcttggcagatgcagatcggagtgtcgaACCCCGCCGCCGCCTGTCCACCGGCAAtcgaggtccccccccccccccccacacacacacacacacacacacactgtaacgaACGAACTGTGCTAATGCTGTATGacaaagtgtgggagaaaggtaaattaccaaagagctggaaggaggcaattatagttccgataaggaaacctgggaaggacgttagtaaaccagcaagctataggcctattgccctgacttctcatagttttaaattaatggaaagaatgataaatgagaggctaatgtatattatggaaaaaaggagtatgatggctgaatgtcaaagtgggtttagaaaaggtagaaatactatgggtgcaatactgtgtttagaagataacataagaaaagcacaagtaaacaaagagacaacagtagcagtatttttttatgtagaaaaagcatatgatatgttatggagagagggattaatgattaaattatataatatgggaattagaggaaatcttctgaactggattaaggatttcctggaaggaagaacaatccaggttaacttgtcaagggagcagagtgtagagaatggaacacctcaggggagtgttgtaagtcccacattgttttcaataatgattaataatatatatgtagacataccaatggatatgggaagatcgctattcgcggatgacggggcaatatggaaaaaaggaagaaatattgaacatatagttaaaaagatacaagaaggggtcaaacaggttgaaaagtggggaacaaagtggggtgttacattttctgtagagaaaactaaagtgatgttttttacaaggaagaaaatcaaggaaaatataaatgttaaactatatggaagtaatttagcgagaggtaaaacattccgttttttaggagtacaatttgacacaaggttaacatggaaagagcatattaaaaatgtagaagataagtgtaagaaagtaataaatataatgagatgtttaacaggaacagaatggggagcagattataactcattgaaatacatatatgtgaggttaataagaccaagaatggattatggaagtatggtgtatggatcagCGACCAAAACTTTACTtaggaggcttgatgtaatacaggcaaaagcaaTGAGATTATGTGtaggagcagttaagacatcgccagtgtgtgcgctacaggtggaagcgggagaaatgccattgagcatgagacgaaaacaattgatggtaaattattgggttaatctaaaaggacatggagatagtcatccaactaaaagaatattacacgataattgggaaagggagagagcacaaaagttcagttttgggtggataggggatcaagcagctagagaattgggagtatatgaaaaggaattctgctcaactgtaatatggcctgatactccggtatggaagttagaaacaatgactgttgattttaaattaaatcgggcaaaaaaagaaagaaggaatattgatttggtagcggaatgttatagacatttagagattaaatataaagaatatgttcagatctatacagatggatcaaaggatccaggaacaggaaagaccggatctgcagtttacattttgaatcaaagagctGAGATAAGTAGACAAACCACAAATgacctgagtgtgtatgcagttgagttatacGCTATATTTATGGtactagaatggattgaggaaaacaaaataaaaaaagctttaattggcagtgattcgatgtcagctttatacagtctcatgactggggtGTCTAAGAGTCATCAGGATTCATTGTATGCTATATTGACaatctatactagaataaaaggaaaaagttatgatattcaaatggcttggaatcctgctcatattggcattgtgggaaatgagagagtcgacaagttagccaaacaagctgttaaaaaagagtaTATTGAAGCAAATATTGAGGGAAATTTGGAagagtgtaatatggaaagaaaccattagaaattggcaacagcagtgggatagggaaaataaaggaagacatttgtacactattcaaaataaaattggggttgtgaagaaaaggggaggaaatagaagagaagaaattgttatgagcagattaaggatagggcacagtaatttgaacagcacacttcatattataaggaagcacccaacgggttttagtggtttttgtccggttgcagaaacaatagagcatgtgttaatgaattgtaaaaagtatgaagtacataggaaaaagatgatggaagagttaggaaagactggaataaaagggacaggagtgaaggaaatactagagagtggggagaatgaacaatgtagagaaattattttaaatcttttattaagaacagggctggtgaaaagaatatgaaataaggatatgatgtaacagacaaataaattcggaagatggcggtagtgcaacataaaaggagtaagctgccgataaaccctaaagaagaagaagaagaagaagtaaaccctaaagaagaagaagaagaagaagcggcgaTGTTCGATGTCACACTTCAAGAGGCTCGCCAGCTCGGCGGCGTCACGTTTGACGTTGTcccccagcagctgcagcagcaagccGCTGACTCTCCTTCCGGGTTCAAGATGGCTTTCCAGGGGCTGTGGCGTGCGCTTCGTGTCCCAGGGGACCGCAGGCAGAGCCGCCGGCTGCGGGCGAGCCAGACGGGGAGCCCTGGCGCTCAGCGGAGCCGCGGCACTGACAGCGGCCGTGGCGGGTTTTTTAGCCAACGCCGACCACTTCCAGCGTGCCGACATGGCCACGAAGGCGCCCCGAGCCGCCGCGGAGAAGGAACCGCAGGGGGATATCTCCGAGAGGTGCCGGGGCTTCATGTCTCCTCCGGTGACCGAAATCGGCGTGCTGCAGGAGAGCAGCGGGGAGATGCGCACGAGGATGGAGATGCTCATCATGGAGACGCAGGCCGACTTCTGCAACGCCCTGCAGGAGGTGGACGGCGGGACGTTCAAGGTGGACCGGAGGCAGAGAAATGAAGGTGAGGGGAACTCTGAATTAAACTCTCCGAAGGATGAATCCGTGCAAAGATGGCAGCACAAATCTCtccatttaatgtttttaattagttacatcttgtgtgtgtttcgaGGTGGCGGAGGGATCAGCTGTGTGATGCAGGATGGAAAGGTGTTTGAGAAGGCCGGAGTCAATGTGTCCGTGGTGTTTGGGAACCTGACTGAGGAGGCCGCCAAGCaaatgaggagcagagggaaagtCCTCAAAGGGAAAGATGGTACGTGTGCTAAACTCGACATGTGTGCGCAGGCCTAAAGCTTGATGGAGTTCTTTATCAATGTAGACGTGTGGCAACCCACATTGTGAGTGACAAGCGATGGCACGGTTTCGCCTTATGCTCCGTGATCTCTCAGGTAAGCTGCCGTTCTGTGCCATGGGTGTGAGCTCCGTCATCCACCCCAAGAACCCCCACATCCCCACCGTGCACTTCAACTACAGATACTTTGAGATCGAGGCGGAAGATGGTGAGTGTCGCTCCGTGACGTCAGCAGTTGTGAGCTGGGTGTCAGTGACACTATTGAgtgcatgaatgaatgatgaccCTTGTTCCTTTCTTCGAttccttcttgtgtgtgtgtgtgtgtttgtgtgtgtgtgtgtgtgcgcgtccacgtgtgtgtgagggatgaAGAGAAGCCGTCGTGTTACTGTCCATGCTCATGTTTTTCTACTCATGCCATACATTTTTCTAGCCCTCAAGTATTTCCAGTCTCATTAGCTTACAGTACAGCCGTCGGCTCAcggatctccccccccccccccctccccctcccgctgTGGCCTGGGGGAGCTCATTTTCAGAGCCCTGGATCGGCGTGTCATTCCTGCCTCGCTGCCAAAGACTCCTGCTTTCAGGAGCGGTGGAGTAAAGTCCTGTCAGCGGGCCAACAGATTTCTCTGAAACCATTTGAGGGCTGTTTGTATAAAGGGTTCTGGAAGAGGAGCTTCTGTTTTTGTTAACCCCAACCTCGAGCAGCGTATTATAAAAAGGGCAGCCATCACACTCCATTAGTCCAAGCACCG
This is a stretch of genomic DNA from Pungitius pungitius chromosome 7, fPunPun2.1, whole genome shotgun sequence. It encodes these proteins:
- the LOC134132187 gene encoding thyrotropin-releasing hormone receptor-like; its protein translation is MNQEKPQLALLISSVLLLAICASGIVGNVMVVLAVLTTKHMRTPTNCYLVSLAVADLMVLTAAGLPAFTDSIFGSWVFGYYGCLGITYFQYLGINASSCSITAFTIERYIAICHPIKAQFLCTLSRAKKIILVVWAFTSLYCVMWFYLSDLQQLVYDNVTIIACGYRVPRKLYVPVYFFDFAVFFVVPLLLSAVLYGLIGRILFLNPLPSDPKDKKKKKKKTKKNAPSNGANDTRNSCRNSRHSRSTATSRRQVGATCVRLKTRESKTSTNMRTIFLT
- the LOC134132172 gene encoding oxygen-dependent coproporphyrinogen-III oxidase, mitochondrial-like translates to MSHFKRLASSAASRLTLSPSSCSSKPLTLLPGSRWLSRGCGVRFVSQGTAGRAAGCGRARRGALALSGAAALTAAVAGFLANADHFQRADMATKAPRAAAEKEPQGDISERCRGFMSPPVTEIGVLQESSGEMRTRMEMLIMETQADFCNALQEVDGGTFKVDRRQRNEGGGGISCVMQDGKVFEKAGVNVSVVFGNLTEEAAKQMRSRGKVLKGKDGKLPFCAMGVSSVIHPKNPHIPTVHFNYRYFEIEAEDGSCLVPEEAQTGTGAPADWQ